TAACCTGATGCAAGCTGATTTGACCGGCGCTGACTTACGCGGTAGCAACCTTCGGGGCGCGAACTTAATGGGAGCCAAGCTATCTCACGCATCCTTTGCCGGTGCTTTCTTGAGCGGTGCTAACTTGATGAGTGTCAACTTGCAAGGTGTAGATTTACGAGGTGCCGACTTGCGGGGAGTAAATCTTAGCGGTGCCAATTTGCAAGCAGCCAATCTCAGCCAAGTAGATCTGCAAGGGGCATTACTGAACGAAGCAAATCTAGAGGAAGCAGACTTGCGGGGAGCAAACCTATCGGGAGCTAGCTTGGCAGGAGCTAATCTTCTCTGTGCTGAGTTGGAAGGTGCTAACTTGACTGGCGTAAACCTGAGTGGAGCTTGTTTGGTTGGAACTTCTGTAGCTGAAAAGGTGTCTTAAACTACCAGAGGATTTCCCTAGAGTTCTCTATCTTTCTGTTTTGCTTTTCTATAAAACAGAAGGTTTATCAACATATATAATTTAGCAGGCGATCGCAGTCCTACTGTGTGCAATCGGTCTATGGAAATCATAATTTTTCATTTGATAAATCTTTGACAAAGCAATAATAATTCGTTACCTGTTTAATAAACCTTTAAGATATAGTTAAAACTCAAAAAACTTAATCTTTGCGTAGAAAAATTTAAACTTCGTCATATATTATGGTACAGTGATGTACGCAAATCATAACAATTAACCTGTAAAAGCGGAGTTAAATCGCCAATATCAACACTAGGTAAAGCTTTGAAAACCATCAGAAAAATCAATTTTTCATACTACTTGTTTTTAAAATTCCTGAGTTTATTCAATGATTAGAAATGTATTAAGCAGCTTCTTGAAATTGTTTAGTTGAGTAAGATTTTTTCGACCAGCTCATCGTCATGCCAGCCACAACTGTTAACTCTCGACCAACTGTAAACATCCTAGTTCCAACGTATAATCGTGCAAACTACTTACGGGAAACTATACAAAGTGTACTCGTACAAACCTACGAAAACATTGAAGTAATAGTTTTTGATGATGCTAGCCCAGACAACACGCCCTCAGTCATGGCTGAATTTTTGGCTGAACCCCGCGTTGCCTACGTGCGGCATTCAACGAACTTAGGGATGGCTGGGAACTGGAAGGCAGCTATCGAAGCGGCAACCGGAGAGTTTTTCTGCCTCTTAAACGATGATGATACCCTTGAACCTGACTTTGTCGAAAGCTTACTTTTTCCCCTGCTAAACAACGAAGACTTGATACTTTCGTTTTGCGATCACTGGATTATGGATTCAAAGGGCTTACGACTGTGTGAAGAAAGTGAAAACAATAGTCGCCAGTGGAATCGTAGCTCGTTAGAAGGACGTTTGCAAAACTTCGCCTACTCCGCTCTGGTAGATAGAAGCTCTTACATTGGAGCCACCTTATTTCGGAGGAGTACAGTAATCTCTGATTTTATTGATGAACGGGCGAAAGGTTTTGCAGATGCTTGGCTTTTTTATCAGTACGTAAAAACGGGATACGGTGCTTATTACATCCCTAAACGGCTGATGAATTATCGGGTGCATAGTGGCGGGATGTCCCGAACCCAGAGTTGGAGACCATACATGACTGAGGGCAACTTGTTTTGGTACCAGCAAATGCTAAGTGACCCAGAGATGTCTGGCATTCACAAGTTTATTGAAGCGGAAATGGCCAGTGTATTAACTGAGCATGGGCTTGGAATGCTGGCATCCGGCAAACACCGCGAGGCGTATCATGCATTGGAGGAATCCCTACAACTGAAGAGAAGCGTTAAGGCGTTGGCAGGTTATAGTCTCGCTTCCCTAGGCTCACTAGGAACTACAACACTAGTCATGCTACAACACCTGCGACAAACGGCGCGAAAGGCATAGGAGAATGATTGATTAAGGTAAATGTCATGAAGAATATTCCAACTCGTTCTAAAGAGCAATTTCTGATCTTTGGTGCTCCTGCCATTGAAGATGCGGAGATTCAAGAAGTAGTTGCAAGCATGAAAAGTGGCTGGTTAGGTACTGGTCCTAAAGTTGCCCGCTTTGAGAACGACTTTAAGACTTATAAAGGTGCCGAACATGCGATCGCGGTCAACTCCTGCACAGCAGCACTTCACTTAAGCTTGCTGGCAGCAACATTGCAACCAGGGGACGAGGTAATCACTACGCCCTTAACTTTTTGTGCCACGGTTAACGCCATCATTCACGCCGCTGCCAAACCAGTGCTGGCGGATGTAGATCCGATCACAATGAACATTGATCCAGAGCAGGTTGAAGCTCAGATCACGTCGAGGACAAGGGCTATACTTCCTGTTCACTTTGCGGGCAGACCGTGTGATATGGATGCGCTGTGCGACATTGCCTCACGTCACGACTTGAATTTGATTGAAGACTGCGCCCATGCTATTGAAACCGAGTATAAAGGGCGCAAAGCGGGTACTATTGGTAATTTCGGCTGCTTCAGCTTCTACGTGACCAAGAATCTGTGTACTGGCGAAGGCGGCATGGTTCTAGCTCGCAACCCCGAAGATGCCGCTTGCATCAAGATTCTGGCTTTGCATGGCATGAGTAAAGATGCCTGGAAGCGCTTTAGCGATGACGGTTACAAGCACTACCAGGTCGTGTATAGTGGTTTCAAATACAACATGATGGATCTACAGGCGGCTATAGGCATCCATCAATTGCAGCGACTAGAGCAATATTGGCAGCGACGTCAACAGATTTGGCAACGCTACAACGAGGCATTTGCCGATCTGCCTATTACTTTGCCAGCAGAGCCAGAACCCGGAACCCGCCACGCCTATCACTTGTACACAGTTTTAATAGACGAGGCAAGAACTGGTATCAGCCGTGACGCTTTTCTTAGTGCCATGAATGCCGAAAATGTTGGAGTGGGTGTCCATTACTTAAGTATTCCTGAGCATCCCTACTATCAACGAACATTTGGCTGGCAACCGGAAGACTATCCCCATGCGATGCGCATTGGCCGGCAGACAATCAGTTTACCACTATCGGCGAAGCTGACTATAGAGGATGTAGAGGATGTGATTAAGGCAGTTAAAAAGTGTATAAACGTAGGCAAAAGGGCTTTTGCCTACAGCAGAAGTGAGTTACTAGCCAGTAGGTAGTGGAGAGAGCAGTGGCGAGTGGGGAGTCAATTTTACTCCCAGTCTCCTGATTGGAAACGCTACTCGCTACTCACTTAGGATTTAATTACGGACCCGCTTTTTTAAAGCGTTTATGGCTGCGATGGGTAACTCTGACAAGAGAGTTCTAATCCCTAAAAGTCTTTTAGCCATATAAAGTTGTGGATGAACGATCGCCAGTTGAGAAGTGTAAGTATTTTCAAACTCCCTTTTCAGTAGCTCGTTATTTTCTAAATAGTCCTGCCTGACGAACAGGAGTAGATTTTGGGCAAACCACCACGATACATTGGAGTTGTTCCAAATCTTCTTTCTCAAGCAATCAATCACCACGTATCCTTTCTGTTTAAAATAGCTCGCCCAATACTCCGGCCACCGTTGGTTGACCTGAATTGTCGGATCATCTTGGAAGGGTACGGCAGCAGAGAAAAGAACAATCGGTCCCAATTCTGTAAGGGAATTGACGAACATCTCTGCCGATTCATGAGGAATGTAGCCAGCCACTTCTAGACAGATGACTAAATCAAACTTCCGATCTATTTTTAGGGGTTGTTTCAGATCAAATGGAAAGAATTGTTCCTCGGGGATTTTGAGCAGGTTTCTATCTACAAAGTCAAAATCCACACCTAAGACATCTTGTACACCGAATTCTTTAAAGACTGCTAACCAACTGCCTACTCCGCAGCCAATATCAATCACT
This window of the Chroococcidiopsis sp. CCMEE 29 genome carries:
- a CDS encoding pentapeptide repeat-containing protein, which codes for MDIEAIRAGKLKQLPGANLEDEDLSGTELCGVNLAGATLVGANLSGSKLERARLDGANLLGTQLLGADLRATLVGANLMQADLTGADLRGSNLRGANLMGAKLSHASFAGAFLSGANLMSVNLQGVDLRGADLRGVNLSGANLQAANLSQVDLQGALLNEANLEEADLRGANLSGASLAGANLLCAELEGANLTGVNLSGACLVGTSVAEKVS
- a CDS encoding glycosyltransferase family 2 protein, yielding MPATTVNSRPTVNILVPTYNRANYLRETIQSVLVQTYENIEVIVFDDASPDNTPSVMAEFLAEPRVAYVRHSTNLGMAGNWKAAIEAATGEFFCLLNDDDTLEPDFVESLLFPLLNNEDLILSFCDHWIMDSKGLRLCEESENNSRQWNRSSLEGRLQNFAYSALVDRSSYIGATLFRRSTVISDFIDERAKGFADAWLFYQYVKTGYGAYYIPKRLMNYRVHSGGMSRTQSWRPYMTEGNLFWYQQMLSDPEMSGIHKFIEAEMASVLTEHGLGMLASGKHREAYHALEESLQLKRSVKALAGYSLASLGSLGTTTLVMLQHLRQTARKA
- a CDS encoding DegT/DnrJ/EryC1/StrS family aminotransferase; amino-acid sequence: MKNIPTRSKEQFLIFGAPAIEDAEIQEVVASMKSGWLGTGPKVARFENDFKTYKGAEHAIAVNSCTAALHLSLLAATLQPGDEVITTPLTFCATVNAIIHAAAKPVLADVDPITMNIDPEQVEAQITSRTRAILPVHFAGRPCDMDALCDIASRHDLNLIEDCAHAIETEYKGRKAGTIGNFGCFSFYVTKNLCTGEGGMVLARNPEDAACIKILALHGMSKDAWKRFSDDGYKHYQVVYSGFKYNMMDLQAAIGIHQLQRLEQYWQRRQQIWQRYNEAFADLPITLPAEPEPGTRHAYHLYTVLIDEARTGISRDAFLSAMNAENVGVGVHYLSIPEHPYYQRTFGWQPEDYPHAMRIGRQTISLPLSAKLTIEDVEDVIKAVKKCINVGKRAFAYSRSELLASR
- a CDS encoding class I SAM-dependent methyltransferase, producing the protein MKLFSSQNSDFKQGSNEYYQDLFANLDEVHGSRRSAKEVIPLVLELLQPQSVIDIGCGVGSWLAVFKEFGVQDVLGVDFDFVDRNLLKIPEEQFFPFDLKQPLKIDRKFDLVICLEVAGYIPHESAEMFVNSLTELGPIVLFSAAVPFQDDPTIQVNQRWPEYWASYFKQKGYVVIDCLRKKIWNNSNVSWWFAQNLLLFVRQDYLENNELLKREFENTYTSQLAIVHPQLYMAKRLLGIRTLLSELPIAAINALKKRVRN